TCGCCCACGATCAGGCCGGAAGCCAGCAGCACGCCCAGCTGCTTGGTGGCCTCCGCCTTCGGGCCGCGATCGGCACGCTGCTCGAACCACGCGCCGACCAGCGCGCCGACCACCACCATCAGCGTGGTGGAAGTGGGCAGATAGATGCCCAGGCCCACTGCCAGCGGCGGCAGCCGCATCGACTTGCCGGTGCGCGCCAGCGCCTCGTCCAGCACGATGATGCCCACGCCGATCGCACCGCCGATGGTGATCAGGCTCCAGTCGATGTTGCCGGTGATCACGCCCTGCGCCAGCGCCGAGATCAACCCGGCCTGCGGCGCCGGCAGCGCGCGCGACGGGTCCGCGCCCGGTGCGCCGAGGAAGCCGTAGGCCTGGTTGAGCAGGTCCAGCACCGGCGGGATCACCAGCGCGCCGGCGACCACGCCGATCACCAGCGCCCACTGCTGCAGCGAGGGCGTGGCGTCCACCAGCTGGCCGGTCTTGAGATCCTGCAGGTTGTTGTTGGCGATCGAGGCCACCGCAAACACGATGGCGGTGATGAACAGCGCGAAGGCCACCAGCGCCTTGCCCGCTTCCGCCGGCATCATCGACTTCACGCCCAGCACCAGCAGCAGCGCGGCGATGATCACCACCAGGATGCCCACGCCCGACAGCGGGCTATTGCTCGAACCGATCAGACCGGCCATGTAGCCGCACACGGCGGAGACCAGGAAGCTCAGGATCACCACGAACACCACGCCGCCGGCCACCAGCAGTGTGGTGTGCTCGCCCAGCCCGCTGATGTTGCTGAAATGGCCCAGCAGCCACCCCACCGGGATCAGGCACAGCAGCGTGATCAGGCCGACCATGCCGATCGGCATGTCGTGCTCGGTGCGCGGCAGCGTGGCCAGCTGACCCGCCTTGCGCACGCGCGAAGCGGCCATCGCGCCGGCCAGCCCGCCGATCACCGGCTTGACCAGCTTGGCCAGCGTCCAGATCGCCGCCACGCCGATGGTGCCGGCACCGACGAAACGCACGTAATGGCTCCAGGCGGCCTGCGCCACCGCATCGGCGGCGCCGTCGGCGGGATGCAGCAGCAGGAAGTGCGGCACCGCCCAGCCCCAGCCGATCAAAGCGCCCACCAGCATCGCCACGCCGACCCACAGCCCGACCAGGTGGCCCACCGCGAACAGCGCGAACGACAGGCTGAAGTCGAACCCGGTGGCGGCGCCCTTGTCGCCCACGCGGAAATAGCTGGACACCGCGGCGGCGAACAGCCTGGTCTGTACGATCACGTAGAACGCCGCCGAGACGATCGCGCCGGCGACCACTGCCTTCAGCCCCGCGCCACCCGACTCCACCGACTCGGCCGCCTCCTCCGAACTGGCGCCCACCTTGAGCACCTCGGCGCAAGCCACGCCTTCGGGGTACGGCAGGTCCGAGTCAGTGACCAGCGCGCGGCGCAACGGGATGGTGTACATCACGCCGAGGATGCCGCCGGTGGCGCAGATGCCGAAGCTCATCCAGAACGGGAAGCCGTTCCACCAGCCGATGATGATCAGGCCGGGCAGCACGAAGATGATCGAGGACAGCGTGCCGGCGGCCGAGGCCACCGTCTGCACGATGTTGTTCTCCTGCATGGTGGAGTTCTTCAGCGAGCGCAGGATGGCCATCGAGATCACCGCCGCCGGAATCGAGGTGGCGAAGGTGAGGCCGGCCTTGAGGCCGAAGAACACGTTGGCCGCGGTGAACACCACGGTGATCACGATGCCGATGACCACCCCGCGCAGGGTGAATTCGACGCGCGGCGACGCGCTGGACATTGGCTGTGCGCTCACAGGATGGCTCTCCCCCGGGGTGGATGGCTGCGACGCAAGATAGCGTGGAATGCCCGCCGATGGTTATTCCCGACGGCCTGGACCGCCGCCTGCGCGTAGAATGGGCGGCTGTTGTCCCGAGAGATCCCCATGGCACTCAACGCCACCATCCACAAGGTCGAGCTGCAGGTCAGCGACATGGACCGGCACTACTACGCCGGCCACGCGCTGACCCTGGCGCGGCACCCGTCGGAGACCGCGGAGCGCCTGATGGTGCGCCTGCTCGCGTTCGCGCTGTACGCGGACGAACGGCTGGAGTTCGGCAAGGGCCTCAGCGATGAGGACGAGCCGGCGCTGTGGCGCAAGGCATATAGCGGCGAGATCGAACTGTGGATCGAGCTCGGCCAGCCCGACGAGGCGCGCATCCGCAAGGCCTGCGGCCGCTCGCGTCAGGTCGTGGTGGTCAGCTACGGCGGCAACGCCGCGGAGCTCTGGTGGAACAAGCTCGGCCACGCGCTCGGCCGCCACCGCAACCTCAGCGTGCTCGACATCCCCGCCGCCACCGTCGCCGAACTGGCCGCGCTGCTGCAGCGTGGCATGCGCCTGCAGGCGCTGGTGCAGGACGGCCAACTGCAGCTGATCAGCGAAACCGGCGCGGTCGCGGTCGAACCGCTCAGGCGCATGGGTATGGCCGAACTGGTCGGCTGACGCGGCACGGCCGGCTGACGCGCCGCGCTTTCCCGCATAATCCCGCCCGACCTCTTCAATCCTTCGGAGTCACCCATGCGCTGGTTGCTGCCCCTGCTCGCCGTGTTCGCCCTCGCCGCCTGCGGCACCCCACCGCCGGCACAGGCCAGCGGACAGGTCGACAAGCTCACCGTGATCGACCAGAAAATCGGTACCGGCGCCGAGGCGAAGGCCGGCATGGACGTGCTGGTGCACTACACCGGCTGGCTGTACGACGAGCACGCGAAGGACAAGCACGGCGCCAAGTTCGACAGCTCGTACGACCACGGCGCACCGTTCAACTTCACGCTGGGCGCGGGCCGGGTGATCGACGGCTGGGATCAGGGCGTGGCCGGCATGCGCGTGGGCGGCAAGCGCACCTTGCTGATCCCTGCCGCGCTCGGCTACGGCGCCCGCGGCGCCGGCGCCGACATCCCGCCGAACGCCTCGCTGGTATTCGACGTGGCGCTGGTCGACGTCAGCGCGCACTGAGCCATTTCCTCTGCCACATGTAGGAGCCCGCTCGCGGGCGATGCTCTTGTGGCGGGACTCGGGACTCGGGACTCGGGACTCGGGATTCGGGATTCGAAAAAGCATCGCCCGCGAGCGTGCTCCTACGCACAAGCGGCTGGGCAGCTTGTAGGTTGGGGTGAGCGCAGCGAACCCCAACAATCCGTGCCCTGGAATCGCTCAACCTTCCTGCACCGCCGCCTCGCGCCCCTGCTGGCGGATTAGCGCCTCTTCCCGCGCGTCGATGATCGACTGCATCACGCTGTCGACGTCGGCGATGCTTTCGTCGAACTCGAAGCGGCCGCTGAGTTCGCTGTCCGGGTGCAATTCGCCCAGTTCGTACAGCGCCCACATCTCCTCGCCGTAGTGGGTGTCCAGCAGCTCCGGCGCGAAGCGCGCCAGGCTGATGGTGATGTTGCCGACGTCACGGCGCAGCATGGTGCGCGCCGCATTGTTGCCGGCGGCGCTGACCACCTGCGGCAGGTCGATGATCACCGGGCCAGCTGGCCCGACCAGCACGTTGTATTCGGACAGGTCGCCGTGGATCAGCCCCACGCACAGCATGCGCGCCACCTGCTGCATCAGGAAACGGTGGTAGTCGCGCGCGGTGTCGGCCGACAGTTCCACTTCGCCCAGCCGCGGCGCCGAATGGCCGTCGGCATCGGTGACCAGCTCCATCACCAGCACGCCGCTGAAATAGCCGTAGGGTTTGGGCACGCGCACGCCGGCGGCGGTGAGCTGGTACAGCGCGTCGACCTCGGCGTTCTTCCACGCCGCCTCGGCTTCCTTGCGGCCGAACTTGGTGGCCTTGCCCATCGCCCGCATCTGCCGGCTGCCGCGCACCTTGCGACCTTCCTGGTACTGCACGCGCTGCTGGAAACTGCGCTGCGCCATGTCCTTGTAGACCTTGGCGCAGCGGACGTCCTCGCCCGAGCGCACGACGTAGACGGAGGCCTCCTTGCCGCTCTTCAGCGGCCGCAGCACCTGGTCGATCACGCCTTCGTCGATCAGGTCCTGCAGGCCCTTGGGAGTTTTCATGCGTGGTGGGCTTCGGTCATGGGGAACACGGCATTATCCCCGATCGGTGGCCGGTTCGCGGCCGGTACCAAGCCGATCACGCGCCGCCGCCGCGATCTCGAACGACTGCCGCCGCGCCGCGTGCTCGAATACGTTGGCGGTAAGCAGCAGCTCGTCCGGCCGGTGCCTGGCGATGAACGCCGCGATGCCGTCCTTCACCGTATCGGCAGCACCGACCACCGTGCAGGCCAGCGCGCGCTCCACCATCAGCTTCTCTGGCGGCGTCCAGTACGCCTCGATGTCGTCGATCGGCGGCGGGACCAGCCCCGGCTTGCCGCGGCGCAGGTTGATGAAAGTCTGCTGCTGGGTGGTGAACAGCCGCCGCGCCGCGGCGTCGCTGTCGGCCGCGACCACGTTGAGGCCCAGCATCGCGTACGGCCGCTGCAACCGCGCCGACGGGCGGAAGTCGCGCCGGTACAGCGCCAGCGCCTCGTCCATCGCGTCCGGCGCGAAATGCGAGGCGAACGCGTACGGCAGGCCGAGCTGCGCGGCCAGCTGCGCGCCGAACAGGCTGGAACCGAGCAGCCACACCGGCACTTCGATACCGGCGCCGGGCACGGCCCGCACTTGCTGCCCAGGCTTGGCCGGCTCGAAGTAGCCGAGCAGTTCCAGCACGTCCTGCGGGAATGCATCGGTGTTGTCGAAGTAGCGGCGCAGCGCCCGTGCGGTGGGCTGGTCGGTGCCGGGCGCGCGGCCCAGGCCCAGGTCGATGCGCCCGGGGTACAGCGAGGCCAGCGTGCCGAACGCCTCGGCCACCTGCAGCGGCGCGTGGTTCGGCAGCATGATGCCGCCGGCGCCGACGCGGATGGTCGAGGTGCCGCCGGCCACGTGGCCGATCAGCACCGCCGTCGCCGCGCTGGCGATGCCGGGCATGTTGTGGTGTTCGGCCAGCCAGTAGCGGTGGTAGCCGAGCCGTTCGGCCAGCCGGGCCAGGTCCAGCGTGTTGCGGAACGCCTGACCGGCGTCGCTGCCTTCGGTAACCGGCGCCAGGTCGAGGATGGAAAACGGGATCATGTCAGGCTCTCACCGAATGGGATGGCCACGATGTGGGGGCTGCCGCGCGGATTGCCACCGCCGCGGCTGCCCCGCGCCAGGCCGCCCCACGGGCGCCGAAACGACCTAGACTGACATCGTGTCACGCGTCACCTGTCGCCGTCATTCAACCTCACTGGGAGAGCAGCATGAGCAAGGGCATGGACACCAAGAAGGACGAGAAGAAGAAGCCGGCCAAGACCCTGAAGGAAAAGCGGGCCGCCAAGCAGGAAAAGAAGAAGAGCACCAAGTAGGCCGGGCCGGCGCCGCATCCTCGCTAAACTTTCCCCGCAGGGCGCCGATAGCCCGTAACGGGTTACCCGGGAGTCGGCACGCGGGGATGAGGGGGACGATGGGGAACATGTGGCGGCGCATTTTCCGCAGCCGACGGCCGAAGCCACGCGCAGGACGCGCGCCGCCTGCCGCCACGACGCCGGCGCGCACCACCGTCGCCGCCCGGCCGGCGCTGCCGCTGGCGGCCATCCGCGACCGCTTCCATCGTTTCGTGCTCGGCCTGGCCGACAGCCACGCCAGCGAACCCGGCGCGGCCGAGCTCGCCACGCTCAGGCAGCTGGAGCTGCTCGGCAGCCGCTTCGACATGCACAGCCTGCCACGCCTGCCCACGGTGCTGCCGCAGCTGTTGCGCGCGCTGAGGAACGACAACACCGGCGGCGGCGAACTGGCCCGGTTGATCGGCCGCGATCCGCTGATGGTCGGCGAGATCATGCGGGTCACCGGCAGCGTGCACTACCGTGCGGCGCAGCCGATCACCAGCCTGCAGCAGGCGGTGGTGCTGCTGGGCCAGGACGGACTGCGCCGGATACTCACCCAGCACGTGATGAAGCCCATCCTGCAAGCCCATGCCGGCGCGTTCGGGCAGGCCGCCGGCGAGCGCCTGTGGCATCACGCCGAGCGCTGCGCGCATGCCTGCGCCTGGCTCGGCCGCCACAACCACAGCGATGCGTTCGAAGCCTACCTGGCGGGCATCGTCTGCCATGCCGGCGATGGCGCGGTGATCCGTCTGCTGGACCGGATCGGCCCCGCCGACGACGCCGAGCCGCCGTCGCCTGGCTTTCTTGCCGGCTGTGCCGACCTCGCCGCGCAGCTTTCGCTGCAGGTGGCGCAGCACTGGGAGCTGCCGCGGCGGGTGGTCGACGCACTGGCCGAGCGGCGACTGCAGCCGACACCAGCGGCCTCGCCGCTGGGCAACGCGCTGGCGGTGGCCGACCTGCTGGCGATGGCCCAGCTGCTGGCCGAGCACGAGCGCCTGGCCGAGGACCCGGACCTCAGCCAGGGCTGGCCCGAGGTCTTCGCGCCGAACCTGGTGGCGCGCTGCCGGCAGGATCTGCGGCGCAACTTTTCCGGGGTGTGAGCGATCCGCGGCCCCCGCCGCGAGGCGCCGCGGCGGGAGGCGATAACGCGCCTCCCGCTGCCGCTCCTACCGTGGCGTGACGCTGACGTCGCCGAGCACCAACGAAGTCTGCAGGCTGCGGTCTTCCACGCCGTAGAAGTTGACCTGCACGGGCTGCCCCCTGTACGCATCGAGGCTGACCGTGTGGGCCGGAACGGCACCTGCATCGACCCCTGGTGGTCCGGCAACACCGGCGCAGCCGGCGCCGGGCAGCAGGCCACCCACCCCGCAAGCATCAGGCCGCGGGTCATCCATGTCTTCAATCGCATCGTCAAATCCTCGCGGGTTGGCAAGGATTCCCCGGCGCGTTTTATAGGCGACCAACGATGGCGACGGCATGACCAAAATTCCTGGAAGCCGCCATGCGGCGCCGGCGCGTGGTGCCCGTCAGTACCGGTCCAGTCGCATCGGCTGGGTCAGCAACCCGCTGCGGCTGACCGTCGGCGGCCCGCTCCGCACGAAGCCGAAGTGCCGATACACCGGCACCGCCATGGCCGAGGCATTCAGCGTGAACTGCCGCGTGCCGGCGCGACGCACCGCATCCCGCATCGCGCGCCGCCACAGCTGGCGTGCGATGCCGCGACCGTGCAGGCGGGTGCTGACGAAAAACTGGAACAGGTGGCAGTCGTCCCGCATCGCCGCCACGCCGGCCAGGCGACCGTCCTGCTGGCAGGCCAGGTGGAAGCGCTGACCGGCGAGGATCTTCCTGCGGATCACCCGCGCGCTCATGCCGTGAAGCAGCTCGGCCGCCGCACTGGCCGGTTGCTTGGGCAGAATCCAGCGCCGCGTCACCCGGCGTGCCAGCCGACCGATCGCCAGCGCATCGTCCGGGCCGGCGAGGCGATAGCGGATGGCGCTGGGCATGCGCTCAGGGGTGACGCGCATGCCACGCCGCCAGCGCCGCCTCATAGCGCTCGAGCGCTTCTTCATAGACGTCGTGGACGCAGCGCACGCAACCCTCACCGCAGCAATCGGCGGCATCCGGCTCGCTCGGCGGCTGCGGCATCGGGTCGGCCGGGTCGAGGTTTGGCGGGATGGGCGGGACGGGATTCACGGCACTCCGGACGGCATCAGCTGCGGGGCGGCGGGCCGCCCGGCAGCCGATGGTGGCGCCGATCGCCGCCGCGACTCAAGCGGCGGCGGCGCGGCGAATCATTTCGCCGGCTTGCGGAAGCGGTAGACGAACTGGTCGGTGTGGCCGCGTATCGACTTGTCGAACACCTTGGCGTTGAGCGGGTCGGCCGGGTTGCGCAGCGCGTCGCTTTCGCCGTCGAACACGAAGCCGGCCGCTTCCACTTCCTGCTTCACCACGGCCGGGTCGATGCGGTGCAGGGTGTCGGTGTCGGCGAGGCCGGAGCCGGCCGGGGCCATGTGGTCGATCACCACGAACAGGCCACCCGGCTTGAGCGCGTCGTAGACCCGCTTGTCGAAGCCGGCCATGTCCACCGGGCCCATGAACGGGTCATGGTAGTCGTGGTAGTTCTGCGCAGTGAATACCAGGTCGATCGGCTCCGCCGCGCTCAACAGCGCGGCCGGCTGCTGCAACAGGCTGACGTTCGCATAGTGCGGTGTGGCCACCAGGCCCTGCCAGTTGGCGAAACTTTTTGCGGAGTATTTCCCCATCTCGTGCGGCCACACGGTGTAGACGTGTCCCTGCGGGCCGACGACGGCGCTGAACACGCGCGTCCAGTAGCCGCTGCCCGGCACCAGTTCCAGCACCTTCTGGCCCGGCTTCACTTCGGCGAAGGCCATCACCTGGGCCACCTGGCGGCGGGTGTCCTCAGCGCGGTCGGTCTGGCGGGCGGGATCAGCGAGCGCTTTCTGCACCGCGGCGGAGACCGCCGCCTCGTGCGGTTTCTCCGTCTGGGCCAGGGCCACCGCGGGAATGCTGGCGGCAAGCAACACGGCAAGGATGGCAGGACGCATGGTCGTACTCCTTCAGTGGGCCAAGGGTTTACCGATTGTGCGCCCGATTCGCGCTGATGAACCCGTGCCGCTTGGCACGGGGCGCCGCGGCAGTTCATGCTGCATGCTCGATCCACGACCACGCCATGCCCCAGGCCGGCTTTTCCAGGGCCTGCACAGCCTGGCGCCCGGCAGAGCCGTCAGACGACCTCCCGAACACCGTATCAGGAGTACCCGATGCCAAGGCGCCGCCCCCTTCCTGCACTAGGCCTTGCGCTGGCGCTGTGCCTGTGCGGTCGGCTGGGCCATGCGCAGTCGGCTGCGCAATGGCAGGCGGCGCAGGTCGCCGCCGCGCAGAAGTCCGAGCAGATCATGCAGGAGGCCAACCAGCACAAGAGCCTGCTGGCCCAGTACCGGGTGATGCGCTACTCGTACGCCACCGATCCGGACCCGGCGTTCCACATCATTTTTGGCCAGTACCTGAGCTGGTACCAGACGTTCGTCGGCAATTACCCGGATGCTGCGGCCAGCTTCTCGATCAAGCAGCCGGCGCTGCCGGACGACCGCCCCTCGCCGCTGGGCAACGCCGACTACCGCGCCCGCCCCGCGCTCGAAGCGATTCCCGAGCTGGCCAGGAACTACCGCGCGGTGTTCCTCAACGAAGCGCACAACATACCGCTCACCCGCACGCTGACCGTGCAGTTGCTGGGCAAGCTGCGCGTGGAGGGCTTCAACTATTTCGCCGCCGAGACGCTCTACCAGACCGACACCGGGCTGCAGGCGCGCGGTTATCCGGTCGCCAGCAGCGGCTTCTATAC
This genomic stretch from Rhodanobacter thiooxydans harbors:
- a CDS encoding PA4780 family RIO1-like protein kinase, whose amino-acid sequence is MKTPKGLQDLIDEGVIDQVLRPLKSGKEASVYVVRSGEDVRCAKVYKDMAQRSFQQRVQYQEGRKVRGSRQMRAMGKATKFGRKEAEAAWKNAEVDALYQLTAAGVRVPKPYGYFSGVLVMELVTDADGHSAPRLGEVELSADTARDYHRFLMQQVARMLCVGLIHGDLSEYNVLVGPAGPVIIDLPQVVSAAGNNAARTMLRRDVGNITISLARFAPELLDTHYGEEMWALYELGELHPDSELSGRFEFDESIADVDSVMQSIIDAREEALIRQQGREAAVQEG
- a CDS encoding oxidoreductase-like domain-containing protein, with the translated sequence MNPVPPIPPNLDPADPMPQPPSEPDAADCCGEGCVRCVHDVYEEALERYEAALAAWHARHP
- a CDS encoding OPT family oligopeptide transporter; this translates as MSSASPRVEFTLRGVVIGIVITVVFTAANVFFGLKAGLTFATSIPAAVISMAILRSLKNSTMQENNIVQTVASAAGTLSSIIFVLPGLIIIGWWNGFPFWMSFGICATGGILGVMYTIPLRRALVTDSDLPYPEGVACAEVLKVGASSEEAAESVESGGAGLKAVVAGAIVSAAFYVIVQTRLFAAAVSSYFRVGDKGAATGFDFSLSFALFAVGHLVGLWVGVAMLVGALIGWGWAVPHFLLLHPADGAADAVAQAAWSHYVRFVGAGTIGVAAIWTLAKLVKPVIGGLAGAMAASRVRKAGQLATLPRTEHDMPIGMVGLITLLCLIPVGWLLGHFSNISGLGEHTTLLVAGGVVFVVILSFLVSAVCGYMAGLIGSSNSPLSGVGILVVIIAALLLVLGVKSMMPAEAGKALVAFALFITAIVFAVASIANNNLQDLKTGQLVDATPSLQQWALVIGVVAGALVIPPVLDLLNQAYGFLGAPGADPSRALPAPQAGLISALAQGVITGNIDWSLITIGGAIGVGIIVLDEALARTGKSMRLPPLAVGLGIYLPTSTTLMVVVGALVGAWFEQRADRGPKAEATKQLGVLLASGLIVGESLLGVIVAALVAFSDKLGFADRNAPLALVGDNFHDAAIWIGGVVFVAVTWAMYRWIGRMGRAV
- a CDS encoding class I SAM-dependent methyltransferase gives rise to the protein MRPAILAVLLAASIPAVALAQTEKPHEAAVSAAVQKALADPARQTDRAEDTRRQVAQVMAFAEVKPGQKVLELVPGSGYWTRVFSAVVGPQGHVYTVWPHEMGKYSAKSFANWQGLVATPHYANVSLLQQPAALLSAAEPIDLVFTAQNYHDYHDPFMGPVDMAGFDKRVYDALKPGGLFVVIDHMAPAGSGLADTDTLHRIDPAVVKQEVEAAGFVFDGESDALRNPADPLNAKVFDKSIRGHTDQFVYRFRKPAK
- a CDS encoding FKBP-type peptidyl-prolyl cis-trans isomerase, which translates into the protein MRWLLPLLAVFALAACGTPPPAQASGQVDKLTVIDQKIGTGAEAKAGMDVLVHYTGWLYDEHAKDKHGAKFDSSYDHGAPFNFTLGAGRVIDGWDQGVAGMRVGGKRTLLIPAALGYGARGAGADIPPNASLVFDVALVDVSAH
- a CDS encoding LLM class flavin-dependent oxidoreductase, with translation MIPFSILDLAPVTEGSDAGQAFRNTLDLARLAERLGYHRYWLAEHHNMPGIASAATAVLIGHVAGGTSTIRVGAGGIMLPNHAPLQVAEAFGTLASLYPGRIDLGLGRAPGTDQPTARALRRYFDNTDAFPQDVLELLGYFEPAKPGQQVRAVPGAGIEVPVWLLGSSLFGAQLAAQLGLPYAFASHFAPDAMDEALALYRRDFRPSARLQRPYAMLGLNVVAADSDAAARRLFTTQQQTFINLRRGKPGLVPPPIDDIEAYWTPPEKLMVERALACTVVGAADTVKDGIAAFIARHRPDELLLTANVFEHAARRQSFEIAAAARDRLGTGREPATDRG
- a CDS encoding YaeQ family protein, whose protein sequence is MALNATIHKVELQVSDMDRHYYAGHALTLARHPSETAERLMVRLLAFALYADERLEFGKGLSDEDEPALWRKAYSGEIELWIELGQPDEARIRKACGRSRQVVVVSYGGNAAELWWNKLGHALGRHRNLSVLDIPAATVAELAALLQRGMRLQALVQDGQLQLISETGAVAVEPLRRMGMAELVG
- a CDS encoding HDOD domain-containing protein — protein: MWRRIFRSRRPKPRAGRAPPAATTPARTTVAARPALPLAAIRDRFHRFVLGLADSHASEPGAAELATLRQLELLGSRFDMHSLPRLPTVLPQLLRALRNDNTGGGELARLIGRDPLMVGEIMRVTGSVHYRAAQPITSLQQAVVLLGQDGLRRILTQHVMKPILQAHAGAFGQAAGERLWHHAERCAHACAWLGRHNHSDAFEAYLAGIVCHAGDGAVIRLLDRIGPADDAEPPSPGFLAGCADLAAQLSLQVAQHWELPRRVVDALAERRLQPTPAASPLGNALAVADLLAMAQLLAEHERLAEDPDLSQGWPEVFAPNLVARCRQDLRRNFSGV
- a CDS encoding GNAT family N-acetyltransferase translates to MRVTPERMPSAIRYRLAGPDDALAIGRLARRVTRRWILPKQPASAAAELLHGMSARVIRRKILAGQRFHLACQQDGRLAGVAAMRDDCHLFQFFVSTRLHGRGIARQLWRRAMRDAVRRAGTRQFTLNASAMAVPVYRHFGFVRSGPPTVSRSGLLTQPMRLDRY